A region of Saccharomyces kudriavzevii IFO 1802 strain IFO1802 genome assembly, chromosome: 14 DNA encodes the following proteins:
- the SKDI14G4020 gene encoding SRP1/TIP1 family protein, whose amino-acid sequence MVKLTSIAAGVAALAAGASATTTLAQSDERVNLVELGVYVSDIRAHLAQYYLFQAAHPTETYPVEVAQAVFNYGDFTTMLTGIAPDQVTRMITGVPWYSTRLRPAISSALSADGIYTIAN is encoded by the coding sequence atggtcaaattaacttcaatcgctgctggtgtcgccgCTCTAGCTGCTGGTGCCtctgccaccaccaccctagctcaatccgacgaaagagtcaacttggttgaattgggtgTCTACGTTTCTGACATCAGAGCTCACTTGGCCCAatactacttgttccaagccgCCCACCCAACTGAAACCTACCCAGTTGAAGTCGCTCAAGCTGTCTTCAACTACGGTGACTTCACCACGATGTTGACCGGTATTGCTCCAGACCAAGTgaccagaatgatcactGGTGTCCCATGGTACTCCACCAGATTGAGACCAGCCATCTCCAGTGCTCTATCTGCAGACGGTATCTACACCATCGCCAACTAG
- the SKDI14G4010 gene encoding DUP/COS family protein, giving the protein MCIFLPLIQMLCRKRTLSKNLTQFSKEIIANSPGTDVENWEPIAANLNSYMYENKFWKTKYFFYDAWNCQEAFRLNILEPFSVKKDDDSKLKSFKDSVPYIEEALEVYFTEVDKQWKLFDTEKAWNPVNLDDIQLPKETYRFKLTWVLKRIFTLQCLPLFLQCLYSIYISWHYGLLFRISFLGCIFLMNMATFQNLRGTSMKIEHKMQFLSSIVNETEIGANGWDHIAKRMNRYLYEQNVRKNEDFFFDGIDCKWFFNYSLCSHLSSKKTLSHVPLDIELWPYIREAQSSCTDESSA; this is encoded by the coding sequence atgtgtatttttttgcctcTTATTCAAATGTTGTGTCGTAAACGTACCTTATCGAAAAATCTCACCCAGTTTTctaaagaaatcattgcAAACTCTCCAGGTACTGACGTCGAAAACTGGGAACCTATTGCAGCAAATCTTAACTCATATATGtatgaaaacaaattctggaaaaccaagtactttttttatgatGCTTGGAACTGCCAAGAAGCATTCAGATTGAACATTTTAGAGCCATTTTCTGTGAAGAAAGATGACGATTCAAAGCTCAAGTCATTTAAAGATTCAGTTCCTTACATCGAAGAAGCTTTGGAAGTTTATTTTACAGAAGTGGACAAACAGTGGAAGTTATTTGACACTGAGAAGGCGTGGAACCCTGTTAACTTGGATGACATTCAGCTTCCTAAGGAAACCTATCGGTTTAAGCTTACTTGGGTTCTCAAGAGGATTTTCACTCTTCAATGTTTACCATTATTCCTTCAATGTTTGTACAGTATCTACATTTCATGGCATTACGGCCTTCTATTTCGCATCTCATTCCTCGGATGCATTTTTCTCATGAATATGGctacttttcaaaatttgcgAGGTACCTCGATGAAAATCGAACATAAAatgcaatttttgtcatctaTCGTAAATGAGACAGAAATCGGTGCTAATGGGTGGGATCACATCGCAAAGAGAATGAACAGATATTTGTACGAGCAGAATGTTCggaagaatgaagattttttctttgatgggATTGACTGTAAATGGTTTTTTAACTACAGCCTCTGCAGCCAtttatcttccaaaaaaacaCTTTCGCACGTACCATTGGATATTGAGCTATGGCCATACATTCGGGAAGCACAATCATCCTGTACCGATGAGTCTTCGGCGTAG
- the SKDI14G4000 gene encoding uncharacterized protein, producing MPSYRNSYEPLIKTIEEDIYANNERKDLPTDFKFDTIARTGVLKPRVFKDDLIFRSKRSRDLFMNAKAPFKTFLSNGEGLPLFALRNKKTFIAVENRVGFLFYRYEILRDGDVPEGSDYKVKGKCGGYTLFKILFCTVTVKKSRYYTTSSNISQVLELDLGKKEEFRKITLVRCSRIRSVYVVESKMAIMKWIFTSNDKFDLNSSLFTIKAAIGCIPEVDDDI from the coding sequence ATGCCTTCGTATCGCAATTCATACGAACCTCTTATAAAAACCATAGAAGAGGACATCTACGCTAACAATGAGAGGAAGGACCTTCCGACTGACTTCAAGTTTGACACCATTGCAAGAACTGGAGTACTCAAGCCTCGcgttttcaaagatgatCTAATCTTTAGATCGAAGCGGTCCAGAGACCTTTTTATGAATGCAAAAGCgcctttcaaaactttcCTGAGCAATGGAGAGGGTTTACCGTTGTTTGCCTTGCGTAATAAGAAGACTTTTATTGCTGTGGAAAACCGTGTgggctttcttttttaccGATACGAAATATTGAGGGATGGGGACGTTCCTGAAGGTTCAGATTACAAAGTAAAAGGAAAGTGTGGCGGATACACTCTgttcaaaattcttttttgcaCCGTTactgtaaaaaaatcaaggtACTACACAACCAGCAGCAACATTTCTCAAGTGCTTGAGCTCGACCTTGGGAAAAAGGAGGAATTCAGAAAAATCACACTTGTTAGATGCTCTAGAATTAGATCAGTATATGTTGTAGAGAGCAAAATGGCTATTATGAAATGGATTTTCACTTcaaatgataaatttgatttaaattcttcattgttCACCATAAAGGCTGCAATTGGCTGTATACCAGAAGTAGATGATGACATATAG
- the SKDI14G3990 gene encoding SRP1/TIP1 family protein, producing MVKLTSIAAGVAAIAAGVAAAPATTTLAQSDERVNLVELGVYVSDIRAHLAQYYLFQAAHPTETYPVEVAQAVFNYGDFTTMLTGIAPDQVTRMITGVPWYSTRLRPAISSALSKDGIYTAIPK from the coding sequence atggtcaaattaacttcaatcgctgctggtgtTGCCGCTATCGCTGCCGGTGTTGCCGCCGCCCCAGCCACTACCACCCTAGCTCAATCCGACGAAAgagtcaacttggttgaGTTGGGTGTCTACgtttctgatatcagagctcacttggcccaatactacttgttccaagccgCCCACCCAACTGAAACCTACCCAGTTGAAGTCGCTCAAGCTGTCTTCAACTACGGTGACTTCACAACGATGTTGACCGGTATTGCCCCAGACCAAGTgaccagaatgatcactGGTGTCCCATGGTACTCTACCAGATTGAGACCAGCCATCTCCAGTGCTCTATCTAAGGACGGTATTTACACTGCTATTCCAAAATAG